Proteins co-encoded in one Eremothecium sinecaudum strain ATCC 58844 chromosome VI, complete sequence genomic window:
- a CDS encoding HFL150Cp (Syntenic homolog of Ashbya gossypii AFR121W; Syntenic homolog of Ashbya gossypii NOHBY625; No homolog in Saccharomyces cerevisiae; Syntenic homolog of Kluyveromyces lactis KLLA0F22902g) has protein sequence MFVDYSSKGVSKIINKIFAEKLLDLLFLDTLDDFQLLEFVRTRILKNGYKQQLTLNDIHGNRYWLYYILSLKLSNEQMEEALDQLTVSRFLYQVEFVFPGCSFEKAYELKEFDPMRKIVVDLYVSSIFLKCKVNSYIKEFTKLVTSDRKLMMLLNAEERILAFPEYFLEDPRSVEASVTLPLKFPKAYLPLLQEDGTVMSNIKLQFQKWELVDKRLLYSRNVQLRDIVAKDKDVQLRWVNNDEYEEAPIHRSIIDSEQSETSIMLRDIHRRYIERQKVMRSVSEKIINPDELASTEPKPEFLKIFDEVDEGDNEGKENDNFEHILSQESNSRPRLGSITLSSRSGKDSKDTTKHEVLKPINSNMALRLQGKHNLTFGKEDTEDENHSTDFGNNMDMRSYFQNDIQQQHYPDPIMTYRNVAYIPSTTNLETPDIVLRLSCKASGTTLRRKMANVIRSPFSVKDNSSNYVNETSLETDNWSRLSFRLFLRAKFRKIKQDWRYYKNVAKQCMDDFKSPSDAINFPPATSTLFQTAGPNSPIRGKIANLAGRDNPSPSRTAVFD, from the coding sequence ATGTTTGTTGATTATTCCTCGAAAGGTGTCAGCAAGATAATTAATAAGATATTTGCTGAAAAGTTACTAGATCTTCTATTCTTAGATACTTTAGATGACTTCCAACTATTAGAGTTTGTTAGAACAAGAATCCTGAAGAATGGTTATAAGCAGCAGTTGACGTTAAATGATATTCATGGAAACCGGTACTGGTTATATTACATTTTGAGTCTTAAGCTCTCAAATGAGCAGATGGAGGAAGCTTTGGATCAGTTGACGGTTTCTAGGTTTTTATACCAAGTGGAATTCGTATTTCCAGGGTGTTCTTTTGAGAAAGCGTACGAGTTGAAGGAATTTGATCCGATGAGGAAGATAGTGGTTGATCTCTACGTTTCCAGTATATTTTTGAAGTGTAAAGTTAACTCGTATATTAAGGAATTTACTAAATTAGTTACTTCAGATCGAAAACTTATGATGCTGTTAAACGCTGAAGAAAGAATACTAGCTTTCCCGGAGTATTTTCTGGAGGATCCTAGGAGCGTGGAGGCTTCTGTGACTTTACCGCTTAAGTTTCCTAAGGCTTACTTGCCATTGCTTCAGGAAGATGGCACTGTAATGTCTAATATTAAGCTACAGTTTCAAAAGTGGGAATTGGTGGACAAAAGGTTGCTATATAGTCGGAATGTGCAGCTAAGAGATATTGTAGCAAAGGATAAGGACGTTCAGCTTCGCTGGGTGAACAATGATGAATATGAGGAGGCTCCGATACATAGAAGCATCATTGACTCGGAACAGAGTGAAACCTCTATCATGTTACGTGATATCCATCGACGTTACATAGAAAGGCAAAAGGTGATGAGATCTGTGAGTGAGAAGATTATAAACCCCGATGAGTTGGCTTCTACAGAGCCTAAGCCTGAATTTCTCAAGATCTTTGATGAAGTTGATGAAGGGGACAATGAAGGGAAAGAAAACGATAATTTCGAGCATATTCTGAGCCAGGAATCTAATAGTAGGCCCAGGTTAGGTAGTATAACACTTTCCTCAAGGAGTGGAAAAGATAGCAAAGACACTACGAAACATGAGGTTTTAAAGCCAATAAATAGTAACATGGCTTTACGACTACAAGGAAAACACAACTTAACCTTTGGAAAAGAGGATACTGAGGATGAGAACCACAGTACTGATTTCGGAAACAACATGGATATGCGTTCATATTTTCAAAATGACATACAGCAGCAGCATTATCCTGACCCGATTATGACATATAGGAATGTTGCATATATCCCTTCAACCACAAACTTGGAAACGCCTGACATAGTATTGAGACTAAGCTGCAAAGCGTCAGGTACAACATTGAGGAGGAAGATGGCTAATGTTATTCGATCTCCCTTCTCTGTAAAAGACAATTCATCAAACTATGTTAATGAGACTTCACTTGAAACGGACAATTGGTCTAGATTATCATTTAGGTTGTTCCTAAGGGCCAAGTTTAGGAAAATAAAGCAAGATTGGAGGTATTATAAAAACGTAGCAAAGCAGTGTATGGATGATTTTAAGTCTCCGTCCGATGCAATTAATTTCCCGCCAGCAACTTCGACATTATTCCAAACGGCAGGTCCGAATTCACCAATTAGAGGCAAGATAGCAAACCTCGCTGGACGAGATAATCCATCCCCTTCTAGAACAGCAGTTTTTGACTGA
- the SYM1 gene encoding ethanol metabolism protein (Syntenic homolog of Ashbya gossypii AFR120C; Syntenic homolog of Saccharomyces cerevisiae YLR251W (SYM1)), producing the protein MNPIFRFYSQSLKTHPRLTNGLSGGILFGLGDIIAQYMEKTDAPYDPVRTLRPFVYGALFVSVIGVKWYRFLNNSVRINGKPADHWMNTAARVACDQLLFAPVGIPFYFLSMAILEGGTPEQIRQKLADKWWPTLVTNWYIWPLFQTFNFTIVPVHYRLLTVNTLSIFWNTFLSYTNSEVKVLVDEA; encoded by the coding sequence ATGAACCCGATATTCAGATTTTATTCTCAATCTCTTAAAACGCACCCTAGGTTGACAAATGGCTTATCGGGAGGCATTCTTTTCGGTCTGGGAGACATCATCGCCCAATACATGGAGAAAACTGATGCTCCCTACGATCCTGTGAGGACATTGAGACCGTTTGTTTACGGTGCTTTGTTTGTTTCTGTAATTGGTGTCAAATGGTACCGCTTCCTCAACAATTCTGTTAGAATCAACGGTAAGCCTGCAGATCATTGGATGAATACAGCAGCCCGGGTTGCTTGCGACCAGTTGCTATTTGCCCCAGTCGGTATTCCGTTTTACTTCCTTTCGATGGCGATATTGGAAGGTGGTACACCAGAGCAAATAAGGCAAAAGCTGGCTGATAAATGGTGGCCTACTTTGGTTACTAACTGGTACATTTGGCCGCTATTCCAAACCTTTAACTTCACAATTGTTCCTGTGCATTACAGGTTGTTGACAGTGAACACCCTGTCTATATTTTGGAATACATTCCTATCCTATACGAATTCGGAAGTGAAAGTACTAGTTGATGAAGCCTAG
- the CQD2 gene encoding Cqd2p (Syntenic homolog of Ashbya gossypii AFR119C; Syntenic homolog of Saccharomyces cerevisiae YLR253W), whose product MWPRLGSFSFNSVRLIRFKPTLLRNQPGFASRRFSKAVNKNEIEEYGRRKGSKIAGRVFISSILLGTVLYHTNDTAYDVMRHIAITTVRVSVVTHATLLCCYHYKRTLSKKYSSDEEYQEALSKCHKKCALIALRALEKNGGIHIKLGQHIGAMTYVLPPEWTSTMIPLQDRCPQSSIKEIDELFRHDLKRGLTDVFETFDTEPIGVASLAQVHVATLKGSGKKVAVKCQHLRLKEFVPLDVMLTQNVFNALDFMFPEYPMSWLSDELQSSIYVELDFTKEAQNAINTAKYFSKYSKLTALRIPQVISADKRILIMEFVEGERLDNLKYLDDNKINRTEVSSCLSHIFNNMIFTPNVSIHCDPHGGNLAIRALEHPYAGHNFEIILYDHGLYRTPSTELKRDYAKFWLALLDRDHEGMKKYLKKFANVTDEQFPILAAAITGRSIETALNYDIKKTRSMEEINQMKHALLKGSLLAQIMAILSRVPRIVLLILKTNDLTRSLDESLENPLGLERTFLILAQYCAKTVYDETRENIDQYYKKWSIRWIFNELKAWVEYQRRKNQLVIYDIASWWRSSAYSSM is encoded by the coding sequence ATGTGGCCAAGGCTAGGATCCTTCAGCTTTAATTCAGTGCGATTAATTCGCTTTAAGCCTACTCTGTTGCGCAATCAGCCTGGTTTTGCTAGTAGGAGGTTTTCGAAGGCCGTAAATAAAAATGAAATCGAAGAATACGGTAGAAGAAAAGGTTCGAAAATAGCTGGTCGTGTTTTTATTTCTTCTATTTTGTTAGGTACTGTGCTCTATCATACGAATGATACTGCCTATGATGTTATGCGGCATATTGCTATCACTACTGTGCGAGTAAGTGTTGTTACACACGCTACGTTGTTATGTTGTTATCACTATAAAAGGACACTTTCTAAGAAGTATAGCAGTGACGAAGAGTATCAGGAAGCTCTTTCTAAATGCCATAAGAAATGCGCATTAATTGCGCTACGTGCATTAGAAAAGAACGGCGGCATTcacattaagctcggtCAACACATTGGGGCAATGACCTACGTCCTACCACCTGAGTGGACGAGTACTATGATTCCATTGCAGGATCGTTGCCCGCAATCTTCTATCAAGGAGATTGACGAGTTGTTTAGACATGATCTAAAGAGGGGTTTGACGGATGTTTTCGAGACTTTTGACACAGAACCTATTGGGGTGGCTTCCTTAGCGCAGGTGCATGTTGCTACCCTTAAAGGTTCTGGAAAAAAGGTTGCCGTTAAATGTCAGCATTTGCGCTTGAAGGAATTTGTTCCTCTCGATGTTATGCTCACACAGAACGTATTTAACGCATTGGATTTTATGTTTCCAGAGTACCCTATGTCATGGTTAAGCGACGAACTCCAAAGTTCGATATACGTTGAATTGGACTTTACGAAGGAAGCGCAAAATGCCATCAATACGGCTAAGTACTTTTCCAAGTATTCAAAATTGACAGCATTGAGAATACCTCAAGTTATTTCAGCTGATAAGCGCATATTAATAATGGAGTTTGTTGAGGGAGAAAGGCTCGACAATTTGAAATACCTTGATGATAATAAGATCAATAGAACCGAAGTTTCCTCCTGTCTATCTcatatttttaataatatGATTTTCACGCCAAATGTCAGTATTCATTGTGACCCACATGGCGGGAACTTGGCCATTAGAGCACTAGAGCACCCTTATGCTGGTCATAACTTTGAAATCATATTATATGACCATGGGTTGTACCGGACACCTAGTACTGAGTTAAAGCGCGATTACGCGAAATTTTGGTTAGCGCTTCTGGATAGAGATCACGAAGGTATGAAGAAGTATCTCAAAAAGTTTGCAAATGTAACAGATGAACAGTTCCCTATACTAGCGGCTGCTATTACCGGTAGGTCTATTGAAACTGCATTGAACTACGATATTAAAAAAACAAGATCCATGGAGGAAATTAACCAGATGAAACATGCATTATTAAAAGGATCGTTATTGGCACAGATCATGGCTATCCTATCAAGGGTTCCCAGAATAGTCCttttgattttgaagaCCAATGATCTGACCCGTAGTCTTGATGAGTCCTTGGAGAATCCGTTGGGCTTAGAACGTACTTTTCTAATTCTGGCTCAGTACTGTGCGAAAACAGTTTACGATGAAACTCGTGAAAACATAGACCAGTATTATAAGAAGTGGTCAATAAGATGGATATTCAACGAACTGAAGGCATGGGTTGAATaccaaagaagaaaaaatCAACTAGTAATATATGACATTGCATCATGGTGGAGGTCAAGCGCTTATTCAAGTATGTAA
- the NDL1 gene encoding Ndl1p (Syntenic homolog of Ashbya gossypii AFR118W; Syntenic homolog of Saccharomyces cerevisiae YLR254C (NDL1)), whose product MEKITSLEQAQAVISALQQQVIDVDTIGKEYELQLEQTVEVLKQEMELMKQQHNDEITKLEIQADELQEQNRQWESKCLNLQEENRSLLQDKLILQCELEQVQEEVARLKMDVNYEVMDVSLCRDENMNSMSPEATSEHDTAVSISKLLSLKEYAKGSSELVGNLPNRSIFPILQPIRVMFRGPSLFLQSMITKDTKTTPSLSQTTVVASTSVPAATSR is encoded by the coding sequence ATGGAGAAAATAACTTCTTTAGAACAAGCTCAGGCTGTTATATCAGCTTTACAGCAACAGGTAATAGATGTTGATACTATAGGAAAAGAATATGAGCTACAGCTAGAACAAACAGTTGAAGTCCTGAAACAGGAAATGGAATTAATGAAACAACAACATAATGATGAAATTACCAAGCTAGAGATTCAAGCTGATGAACTACAAGAACAAAATAGGCAATGGGAATCTAAGTGCTTAAATTTACAAGAGGAAAATAGGTCGCTGTTGCAGGACAAGCTTATTCTACAATGTGAGTTAGAGCAAGTACAAGAAGAAGTCGCAAGGTTAAAAATGGATGTAAACTATGAGGTTATGGATGTATCGTTATGCAGAGATGAAAATATGAATTCTATGAGCCCGGAAGCAACAAGCGAACATGATACTGCAGTTTCGATATCTAAATTACTGTCGTTAAAAGAATATGCTAAAGGCAGCAGTGAGCTGGTTGGAAATCTGCCGAATCGATCTATATTTCCTATTTTGCAGCCTATTAGAGTTATGTTCAGAGGTCCTTCTTTGTTTTTGCAGTCAATGATCACGAAAGACACTAAAACGACTCCAAGCCTGAGCCAAACAACAGTAGTTGCTTCTACATCAGTACCAGCCGCTACAAGCCGATAG
- the HAP1 gene encoding Hap1p (Syntenic homolog of Ashbya gossypii AFR117C; Syntenic homolog of Saccharomyces cerevisiae YLR256W (HAP1)), with protein sequence MLSRDSSGKRKRNRVPLSCTICRKRKVKCDKTRPNCMQCSKTGVAHLCHYMGQSWAEELEKEMSRDSELKQLRERVKYLEECLSKTNSKRDTRSTQSPYETYAALGQQSPKLSEENGEGVYDNDELDLTRQFDMLHLKSNGTVHLGATHWLAIMKGDPYLRLLWGHVFTVRDRMLEWYAQKRKKAQNKGMSNSSGRCPVAHGNTYTTSLPKMGCPAGAGMNPSLNQASLPPFHNIAAKCPVMHDSLASVTPRKEELKSIDMKIQMNQKEVLHKLAALLPPKSVITKFLDCFFKYIYPVIPILDEQCFRREICQIFGDEEDDKLAIKLSKFSDSSTLGILVIILRMTWLSLPSNACTVELGPQCQQLVASKFNISLPATINDEPRLIDFEPVADAITLVRRDLIHFDELSSFSNTNVNLATVQFAIFYKILLMCFPEAVQDNIQSTQIISANDNETHQVLLSSIVQMAFSCGLHRDPDNFPQLNSNLLSRRFNKEAMVNTERLKHTWRKIWFFIVSLDVQQSLSLGAPRLLRNLKDFSDTKLPSSSKIDYVNDLKELVVVKNFTLFFQIDLCIISVLNHLLNVSMAKTLRKSTLDSFILILKRLSEGDGNINDALNALSNKGLLFTTEGLVDQSEEDIYTLPTLDAILHSSRGGVNEEKPGLPQDMATMAMFFSKHITLRMLLFLLNYILFTHYEPLGNDDPGNRLLAANYAQEAMNYAMDGYCNALLFFNTTSKIKEGYVSIFNYMEVLLTPVCLDIAHRALQYMVCLVLRAKCGPLAGAGDIPIIGNVTSSSSDEEISGDDKNSIKKEKSAELQDNIATPIILDSNDQLASILMGRMCLFHKLTKFLISKYAYVGRMTKSIGFFITLLKTPNQKEHSKSSSSVNLPRIHDLGVSSGMNAFIKNVPSLILSANVESLKRCPVYQDALGSFSRKAMGDRSVSSSMISINSAESTSLKVTALPPLRAYQPITYTSNDIHRTSVVRYEPDPKRRKISDPDTEVRNSAPTLPRPTFSSAFPVPTLPDIKQQHQSQYLSSTALPPAILPDAYSTPAAGESASSVDSYINKSGTAQVADPLQPSTQHSGTPSSSTNYTPDFEDFLMENSNFNGLILNPSSIAEAVGFDYNGNGKDNSYISTDLWPIDDVGIGEIPQGNDFASFV encoded by the coding sequence ATGCTGAGTCGTGATAGTAGTGGCAAACGCAAAAGGAACAGAGTACCGTTAAGTTGTACTATTTGCCGTAAAAGAAAGGTAAAATGCGACAAAACACGCCCGAACTGCATGCAGTGCTCGAAAACTGGCGTGGCTCACCTTTGCCACTATATGGGTCAATCTTGGGCTGAAGAGCTTGAAAAGGAGATGTCTCGAGATTCGGAGTTAAAGCAACTCCGTGAGCGCGTTAAGTATTTGGAAGAGTGCTTGTCGAAGACAAACTCCAAAAGGGACACCAGGAGTACCCAAAGTCCTTATGAGACTTATGCTGCTTTAGGGCAGCAGTCTCCGAAGCTTTCTGAGGAAAATGGTGAGGGTGTGTACGATAATGATGAGCTAGACTTAACAAGGCAATTTGACATGCTACATTTAAAAAGTAATGGAACAGTGCATCTCGGTGCCACTCACTGGCTTGCTATTATGAAGGGTGATCCTTACCTGAGACTACTCTGGGGGCATGTGTTTACAGTGAGGGATAGGATGCTTGAATGGTATGCTcagaagagaaagaagGCCCAGAATAAGGGCATGTCAAATTCATCAGGCAGATGTCCTGTAGCTCATGGAAATACATATACGACTTCTTTGCCAAAGATGGGTTGCCCCGCTGGAGCTGGGATGAATCCTTCTCTTAATCAAGCTTCTCTGCCGCCGTTCCATAATATCGCAGCAAAGTGTCCGGTAATGCATGATAGTTTAGCCTCAGTTACACCTCGAAAAGAAGAACTTAAAAGTATAGATATGAAGATACAGATGAACCAAAAAGAAGTTCTCCATAAACTAGCTGCTTTATTACCTCCTAAATCGGTAATTACTAAGTTTTTGGAttgcttcttcaaatacATATACCCCGTCATTCCAATCCTCGATGAACAGTGTTTTAGAAGAGAAATTTGCCAAATATTTGGagatgaagaagacgaTAAGCTTGCTATTAAGCTTTCAAAGTTCTCTGATTCGTCAACTTTAGGCATTCTAGTAATAATTTTGAGAATGACATGGTTGTCTTTACCGTCAAACGCATGCACTGTTGAACTTGGACCACAGTGTCAACAGCTTGTCGCTTCAaaatttaatatttctCTTCCAGCAACGATCAATGATGAACCTCGACTAATAGATTTTGAACCTGTAGCAGATGCTATTACTTTAGTACGCAGGGATTTAATTCATTTTGATGAACTCAGTAGTTTTTCAAATACTAATGTTAACCTGGCTACTGTTCAATTTGCtattttttacaaaattCTGTTAATGTGCTTTCCGGAAGCTGTTCAGGATAACATCCAATCAACTCAAATAATCAGTGCTAATGACAATGAAACACATCAAGTTTTGTTATCCAGCATCGTTCAAATGGCTTTCAGTTGTGGTCTACATAGAGATCCGGATAATTTCCCTCAACTGAATTCTAATCTGCTTAGTCGCCGGTTTAATAAAGAAGCTATGGTTAACACTGAGAGGTTAAAGCATACTTGGAGAAAGATTTGGTTTTTCATTGTGTCCCTTGATGTCCAGCAATCTTTGTCGTTAGGTGCTCCCAGATTGTTAAGAAATTTAAAAGACTTTTCGGATACTAAGCTACCTAGCTCATCGAAAATAGACTATGTGAATGATTTAAAGGAATTGGTGGTTGTGAAGAATTTCACTTTGTTTTTTCAGATAGATTTATGCATAATATCAGTATTAAACCACCTTCTTAATGTTTCAATGGCGAAGACATTGCGAAAGTCGACCTTGGACAGTTTTATTCTGATACTGAAGAGATTAAGTGAGGGCGACGGTAACATTAACGATGCTTTGAACGCGTTATCTAATAAAGGTTTGCTGTTCACTACGGAGGGCTTAGTTGACCAATCTGAAGAAGACATATATACGCTACCGACTTTAGATGCAATACTTCATTCATCTCGAGGTGGTGTTAATGAAGAGAAACCTGGATTACCGCAAGATATGGCTACCATGGCTATGTTTTTTTCCAAGCATATAACATTGAGAATGCTGCTATTTCTTTTGAATTACATTTTATTTACCCACTATGAACCTTTGGGTAATGATGACCCTGGAAACAGATTATTAGCCGCAAATTATGCTCAGGAAGCTATGAATTACGCCATGGATGGCTACTGCAATGCGCTACTTTTCTTTAATACCACGAGTAAGATTAAGGAGGGTTATGTATCCATCTTTAATTATATGGAAGTTTTGTTGACCCCAGTTTGTTTAGACATAGCACATAGGGCACTACAATATATGGTTTGCTTAGTACTCCGTGCAAAATGTGGCCCATTAGCTGGAGCGGGTGACATACCAATTATTGGCAATGTGACGAGTAGCTCCAGTGATGAAGAGATCAGCGGTGACGATAAGAACTCAATTAAAAAAGAGAAATCTGCAGAATTACAAGATAACATTGCTACTCCAATTATCTTGGATTCAAATGATCAACTAGCCTCAATATTAATGGGTCGAATGTGTTTGTTTCACAAATTGACcaaatttttaatatcaaAATATGCTTATGTTGGAAGGATGACAAAATCTATAGGGTTTTTTATTACATTGCTGAAGACTCCTAATCAGAAAGAACATTCAAAATCGTCCTCTTCGGTTAATCTTCCTCGTATTCATGATTTAGGTGTTTCTTCAGGAATGAATGCCTTTATTAAAAATGTTCCGTCGTTGATTTTATCAGCCAATGTTGAATCTTTAAAAAGATGTCCAGTTTATCAGGATGCCCTTGGTTCCTTTTCGAGAAAAGCTATGGGTGATAGGAGTGTCTCTTCTAGCATGATCTCTATAAATTCTGCAGAGTCTACTAGCTTAAAAGTAACGGCATTACCACCGCTGAGAGCATATCAACCTATAACGTACACAAGTAACGATATTCATCGGACCTCTGTTGTCAGATACGAACCAGATCCAAAACGGCGCAAGATATCTGATCCAGATACTGAAGTACGTAATTCAGCTCCAACGTTACCGCGTCCCACCTTTTCTTCTGCGTTTCCAGTCCCAACTCTGCCTGATATAAAACAACAACATCAATCACAGTATTTGTCTTCAACAGCTCTTCCACCGGCCATTTTACCGGATGCTTATAGTACCCCTGCGGCTGGTGAAAGTGCTAGCTCAGTGGATTCTTATATCAACAAAAGTGGTACCGCTCAGGTAGCGGATCCACTACAACCATCCACTCAACACTCAGGAACTCCTTCATCAAGTACCAATTATACACCtgattttgaagatttCTTGATGGAAAACTCCAATTTTAATGGTTTGATTCTAAACCCATCAAGTATAGCCGAAGCTGTGGGTTTTGATTACAATGGCAACGGAAAAGATAACAGCTATATAAGTACTGATTTATGGCCAATCGATGATGTCGGTATAGGTGAGATACCTCAGGGAAACGATTTTGCATCATTTGTATGA
- a CDS encoding ferric reductase family protein (Syntenic homolog of Ashbya gossypii AFR116W; Non-syntenic homolog of Saccharomyces cerevisiae YGL160W (AIM14)) gives MVELLVKRHGSAHYANLPYGFYAFAVILIYILVLVLVRKVFPNSSLKPRNSFYRKTIDASPMVHLPFLFICLGIPFIDHYSIFTNVAVYMKRLGRLSYVLVFLNVFLTLKPNYLLSDYIYIQLIPLHIWLSRIISAFGIVHGAGFILKWSLDDKVSLISKLIKNVWNLVGLITSLLIVLLLFASTAAMRRYSYKTFFVIHQLCQWSMCILVPIHARPGVAWPFSVCIACLYFYQFITDIKSSKTTDVLTKITNYKAGTNLVRVKLGRYVMPSNFSPGSHLRITCYRKFNPLYWILPSHPFTVASLPKDDEVELIVREHGRFKLELGTLYTVVNYSPGIPLEKLRNVKRVAIVVGGSGISLGLPTFRYIRDELNVDYLKFIWLVKNKGDLHVVEDKEGMDIYVTKAAIEPPCTETSDPPEHITTEYELEYVDDLDGEANQLDATGALISSIHTKSATSRMRFGTRIDWGVELSTFVTEAQNMNHLLVLCGPKTLVDEGEAYAMTNKIDFYKEVYSI, from the coding sequence ATGGTCGAACTATTGGTTAAAAGACATGGGAGTGCTCACTATGCTAATCTCCCTTATGGTTTCTATGCTTTTGCTGTGATATTAATCTATATTCTGGTGCTGGTTCTGGTGCGTAAGGTGTTCCCTAATAGTTCGCTTAAACCGCGGAATTCTTTCTACAGAAAGACCATCGATGCCTCGCCAATGGTCCATCTACCATTCTTATTTATCTGCCTAGGTATTCCATTCATTGACCACTATTCAATATTCACTAATGTTGCAGTTTATATGAAGCGCCTAGGACGATTGTCATATGTGCTAGTATTCCTAAATGTCTTTCTGACATTAAAGCCCAACTATTTGCTGTCAGATTACATTTACATTCAGCTAATACCGCTGCATATATGGCTGTCTAGGATTATATCCGCCTTTGGCATAGTTCATGGTGCTGGATTTATTTTAAAGTGGAGCCTGGACGACAAAGTTTCCTTGATTAGTAAGTTGATCAAGAACGTTTGGAACCTGGTCGGGTTGATCACTTCGCTTCTTATTGTGCTACTATTGTTTGCAAGTACTGCAGCTATGAGAAGGTACTCATACAAAACGTTCTTTGTTATCCACCAGCTGTGTCAGTGGTCGATGTGTATCCTTGTGCCGATACATGCAAGACCAGGTGTCGCATGGCCGTTCTCAGTATGCATTGCCTGCCTATATTTTTACCAATTTATCACAGATATCAAATCAAGCAAGACAACTGATGTGTTGACTAAAATCACGAACTATAAGGCTGGAACTAACTTAGTACGCGTGAAACTCGGAAGATATGTCATGCCTAGCAACTTTAGCCCAGGCTCCCACCTGAGAATTACCTGCTACCGAAAATTCAATCCATTGTATTGGATTTTGCCTAGTCATCCTTTTACGGTTGCCTCACTTCCGAAGGATGACGAAGTTGAACTAATTGTCCGTGAACATGGGCGCTTCAAGCTGGAATTAGGTACCTTATACACTGTTGTTAATTATTCCCCTGGAATTCCGCTGGAGAAGTTAAGGAATGTAAAGCGGGTAGCAATTGTCGTTGGAGGAAGTGGTATTTCTTTAGGTTTACCGACTTTCAGGTATATTAGAGACGAACTGAATGTTGACTACCTGAAATTTATATGGCTAGTCAAGAACAAAGGAGATCTGCATGTAGTGGAGGACAAGGAAGGAATGGATATTTATGTGACCAAAGCTGCTATAGAACCACCCTGCACCGAAACTAGTGATCCTCCTGAACATATTACAACGGAATACGAGTTAGAATATGTAGATGATTTGGACGGTGAAGCCAACCAGCTAGATGCAACAGGTGCTTTAATCTCTAGTATACATACCAAATCAGCTACAAGCAGAATGAGATTCGGAACTCGTATTGACTGGGGAGTTGAATTATCCACGTTTGTAACGGAGGCACAAAATATGAACCACTTGCTAGTACTATGTGGGCCAAAGACCCTTGTTGACGAAGGGGAAGCTTACGCAATGACAAACAAAATAGACTTTTACAAAGAAGTCTATTCTATATAA